AGCGACGCATATCACTATTTACCTCTTCATGAAAGCCACCAtgtgttggcccaatattttggctcAAAGACATCCGGCCCAAAGCACACAAAGCAGTCGAACTTggactaaagaaaggaaaaatacGCTAAGTTAGAAAGGCAGTCGAATTCGACAAAAGGAACCGTTGCTACAAACACAGGCACATTTAACATGTGCAGCAGCATTGACCAAGTCGGCTTCTCACCACAATGGCCGAGTACGTGGCCAAGAAGCGGTTAAAGCAGTTGaggcacacgatctccaccactaCACAGGGAACTTCCAAAGCCAACATCAGATCGTGGGAAGAGAaaatcagacccactaacccatccaaAAGGAACaaaaccgccaaggacatgttctataaataggagaattaAAGTCaaaaaaggggttcccaactcaactctgaaaaattcactaaaaagctctaatgtccgcatcaatgagactcaaggagcaagacgtgatgatggaggagtacgttgcagaaccagctGTTTATCTTTCTTGCATTTAAGCTTGTCATTTACCAGTCCTGTTGTTTGATTTCCTGTCGAAATCTACGTTTCTTGCAGTTTTCATTTTGCTTTGTTACACTTTGATCTTCATGTAATCGATCCGTGTTTAATGAAATCCAGTTTCTTTTGAATTGTTCATCGTTGTTGAAAAATATcaactcacacacaacactttggcaaaacgttttctcaaaaggactcTGAaactaaacttcctttagtcgaactaagaggatatttgtttaccaaaaacccCCGTAAACACCATGCCTTCATTTCAACCTTGAACCAGAGGTTACCACAATCAGAGCATCATCACTGCAACCAGAACCAAAATCAAACACCTATTTCCATTCTCACCGACATTATTTACCTGCAATCAGAACCAAAACAAATAAACACTCTCACCTCAATCTCACAAccagaatcagaagaaaaaaaaaggaattgtgGTTCTTTTGCTGAAGCCCACAACCACTCTCAcccccaaaatgaaacatgcaATCCTTGGATGTGTGGGAGAAGAGAGTGAGGAGATTGAGGGTTTAAAATTTCATGGAACCCTTCAATCTCAAAAACTTCAAAGTTTAAACGTTCAACCCCTTCCTTTTAGTGTGAAACAACTCGTCATCATCACCCTGTGTCGAAGAAGCCTCCTTTATTCAAAGGCGAATCGAGACGCGCTTAGGTGGAGGAGTTGTGATGTCGACGTCTCCGGATGAAAGAGGATAAGGTGTTGTTAATAGGGATGGAAAGGAAATCGTTGGAGGTTTTCAACAATTTTGAAATCAAGAacgtcaaaaaaaaagtttgcaaGGACTAAATCAGAAACAAGATATATTATAGGGAGCAAAAACATATCACATCTAATGCTAACATGAACTTTCGTTTATTTTGCATGGAAAAGTTAAAGTCAATGacggaaaataaaatgattAATGATATTTGAGAAATGAAAAATGGAAAAAGGACTAAAATCGAAAAGCAGGGTAAATTCTATGGAAAATATATTgaagtctttttttttgtcatggGCCAGGTACCCACAcagtcggaagctgtgagactAATTACTCGCCTCACGTCAACATGCTAGGTGGTATAGGGTTGACCAATGAGTTCTTTCCATTTACAATAGTTGAGAACTACCCCCAACCACTTACTTAAAAGACAGATTGTTGAATCACTTCACAACTCACTTGGTTTTAATGTTGTTCAATTATGACATTGACACATGTGAAtatgaaattaagaaaattatcacattaatattttattaattaatgtgaTAACTTTCTTAATTTCACATTCTCATTCCACATGTCATGTTACTGTTATTCAATTATAACATGACATGGAGACTGGAAATgtgaaattaaaaattacattatttgaTAAAATACTAAGAAAATAGGTAATTGAGTTTTGTGCTTGTTGTATTACCTTAAACCAGTGTGATACCTAAAATGAGTTGTGCAATAATAAATACTTATGTACtgattaaaattttgattttgttctatTGTAGTGATGCAATGTTCCATTTTTAGGGATGCGAGATTTGCAAATTATTTTTCCTGAGTTTTGTTCATCCATCAACTATgatcattttacgcgcatctccatcatcatcattcgTTTTCGACACTTGTccatttcaattaaaaaataaatttcatgagataaagttaattgataTGTAATGTACAATCTAAAGATGTAATATTTTCCTTGAATAAcataataatctattaaattacttaatGCACTAACCACACTAAAAAGAATTTGAAGGTACCACATTATTTGCTATTGAGTTTTGTCTTCTTGATTGGGCAATAACACAAATGATACGCAAAGTATTGTAGGTAAGTTTTGTCTAATTTAACCCTATCTTAACAGaaatgacaatttttttataggtattcttcatatgaaacaCTCTTATTTTATTCAGGAATGTCTACATCTTAACAAGACTAATATCAAAACTCAATACTGATTGTTCATGACTTACATTCTCAATTTTCATTTTGTGCGTTTTAAGACCGGTTTTTTGCGGCTTATGAGCTTTGTATGAAGGTCACTATTGTAGTTCTGATTTTGTACAATTGTTAGAGTGGGCCATGATCTTGCTTTCATTTTAATTGTGTTGTGTTATCTTTTATTTGTAGAAATGACAATAGTGCTACTGGCTATATTTTTTAGCTAAGTCTGTTTGGGTGAAGGTGAACCCTGAGACTTGCTTCTATCATTGATCATGTCATCATGatgttttttttgaaacatataatttattttaaattttcatccaattttctttttataagcCACTTGACGGAAGTTGGAAATATGAAATTTAATACGTGACATTTTTTCCTTGGTTTTGATGAACGTATATCAAAAATCAAACATGATAATGGGCACCGACGTGAATCACGTGATTGATAACAAACCACATAAGAGCAATGTGATACTCGTTTGGTTACTAGGTGATCTCAACAAACTACAAAAGTTGTACcggtttttttaattaatttttctaaaaaaCGATTTTAATACCAAACATATGAATATCAGCTGAAGAAGTTTGATCTACAttctgaaattaattttttttgggaaaccaaaaatatattaatataaggAAGTAATGACAAAGCCccaattaaaatttaaagagAAGGGCTCAATTTACTCCAGGAGTAAGTTAAAACTTACTCCAAATCTTGGcccttaattttattaaaaattaaagggTGAGATTAAAACTGAAAAACCTCTCACGTGATTTCCTCTTCCAAGATTTCATCTAATCTTTTTGTAAAAACCTAGAGAAAACACTACCTCATGTTCTTAATCCTCAATCTGAACTGCATACGTATAATCTCATTTTCTTCTCGTTCTCGTCATATTCTTAATAAATCATGCCACATGTTTCTCCTGTACTCATGAATCAAGATTACAATCCTAATATCCTATTATTGGTCACAATTTTAAGCTGCTATGAATGGAATTCTAATTGGTCAAAATTTTAACCTTCTTTGGATCCAATCCTATTACTTTTGTGGTCCTTGTGGCAGAAACATTAAGAACTCAACTTTGAATCCAATTCTTCCTTGTCCTACGTTTATCCATTGTGAATTTCTGTTGTCACTGCCGTGGAGGTTACTCCCACTCACGCGGCCTTAAAAAGTTGCTCACAGGGATGTCGTTTCAATTGCTTCAGATTAAGGTGAATTTAGAATTTAATGAAAAGAAGGTGTTGATATTGAGGATTAAGAACAGGAGGAGGTGGTGTTTCCTCTAGGTTTTCACAAAAAGATGAAGGAGAAATCTTGGCAAGAGAGATCATGTGAGACGTTTTTCAGTTTTAATCTCTccctttaatttttaataaaatcaaaGGTCAAGATTTGGAGTAAGAAACTTACTCCTGGAGTAAATGGAGCCCTCCTCAAATTTAAAAGGTAAAATGATTTTTATCTTGTAAACAACGATGGATCACCTTTCTAAAATTAACTTGAGATTATATATCAAGTttcagagtgaatgttcaattACGTTAAAAGGCTTCATGTATAATGGGAGTGGTCCTATCTACTTCAAGAAATACAGATGAAATTGCGAATTTTAAGTTTGTACGTATAagaaaaaatgatttattttctATAAATATTATGTTAACTTGAAGGTTTTTTCTTtggttacaatttttttaacaataCTTTCAGAATGTAgttatattttttcaatattttcacAGGTATCAAATAACCGGCTGACATGAGACTAATTCTCTCAAGACTTGGAGATCATTTTAGGTGATTATGTCTCTCATAACAATTTTTTCTCCATACGCATGCATTGACCAAGATCGAACCTCAAACTAAATGCTTAAAGAACTCAACTATCTAGTTATGCTAAACCTTGGTACggttttcaactttttttttactaGTTGTTAACTtctcaaaatattttattttaatatggcCAAAACATACTTAAAATTTAGAAGTGTAACAAATGAGCTCATAAATCCCTATCCAAAGAAATCATGTTACACTAAAAATGTACTTTTGTTTTGCAAACAAACATATATTTTTAGGTATTggaatatttgttttttttttgttgtttcagaaaaatatatttggtttttttataagatctaaattattattatttccttTGAAGATCATTATTTTATTCTTTCAAAAAAGGatcattattttattaaaaaataaaataaaaatttaaaaagatgtggatattaaaaaaacaaatcaaatgaTTTAGTCTAAAAAGTAATACTAAAATTTCAAAGATTCATTTACTAGTGTTAGTGAAATAAACTCATTTACCACacacatttatatttttaattaattaaaatttatcatGGGTTACTTAATTAAATAATAGTTAAATTAGTTGAAGCACCTAAACACACTATTATGACGAATGATATTattgaaaaagaagagaaaagtaTATCGAAAATGAGGTATATATAAATAAAGTgagagtgtgaatgaatcatatCTCTGTAGCTGAATAGTTAAGAAAGGCTTGCATTTTACTCTATTTTTCTGATTTGGAATAATTTTAAGCTAGCATTACTAGAGAACCagtaatttttcaattaaataaaCTAGTTTTATAcaatttttcaaaaattaatttaatcagtcaataaataattttaattgtaacaaaatttgGCCAAAATTCCTTATTGTAAAAAAACAACTTACATTTGCTAAATTTAACAAATTTTAATTGGTTTATACATCCCCTAAAAAAATTGgtttacacacacacacacacacatatatatatatatatatatatgaggatGTATCATGTGAGAAAGGTGTTCTTatgtgagaacatgagaataaatcatgaccgttagatctaatcatgaatggtccagattaaaacattaagtcatgtgagtttttaagaaagtcacatgacttttttAATTGATCATGTGagcattaaattgttttaatctggaccgttcatgacatgatctaacggtcatgatttattctcattttttcacATAAAAACatctttctcatatgatacatcccctatatatatatatatacatatatatacagGGCCGTGTACACCACTAGACCAATTAGGCAATTGCCTAAGACCTCCCAATATATTTAAGGccccaaaaaaaattagcacatgCAGATTTACTACTAAGACTTAAGAAAtgtaataaaataatgaaaaactAAGTAATATCAATGGCAACATAGGAAATGCAACGTGAGAACTTAGAAGTGCAACTTTAATAGTTATTAGTAGTAGTATTTTGTATTAACAAATTTACATTTTccaaaaaataagtaaataaaatctATGTTATTTTTACTATCTcacaattgaaaaaaataatttctctTCCTCATAATAGTTATTCTctaaaaaaagaatttttttcacGTTAaagtaaattattaaatgagataTTTGACATTAAAGTGTTGCAAAATCTCACATCGTTTCATTCATTGTGTTCCTGATTTTGTTGTTCAtaactctttttatttattttgttgtaTAAAACTCTGATAAATGATTTCGCAGTTTAAAAAActagaagattaatataaaaattgataattGATATGATATATCAGGTCTCTTTCAAATTcttgtcaaaataaaatcactttaatattttttccttAGGCCCAAAAACTCTATACACgaccctatatatatatatatgtatatatatatatatatcacaatAAAATTTTCCAATCAGTGTACATATCCCGTTATAAAAccattttctattatttatgAATCTTTTATATCAACCACATGTATCTTACAAGTTACGTAATAGTAAACCATAAACAATTAGCACAAGTGCGTAATCAAGTGTCAAGTTTAAGATATAAGACCActctttattttattgttttgaaataCAACTGTTAAATTAGCCGTCCGTATACaatataaaactaaaaaatgaAGGTTAATTCCAACTTGAATAGTCAATAGAACAAAAACGAAAAGGTGAATATCATTCAAGTTTAACGGTGTTGACCGTTATTTCTTTCTTAATTACCTTCCCACAAGTTGATTGATATTTTGCTAGTTGCTAGTTGCTGGTTGCTAGTTGCTACCCCACACACAAAAAGTCAAAAAGTCACCAAAACGCGAGTGAGAGCGAGTCTCTTCTCTAATAATCCCGCGTCCTCCTACCACTACCACTTACATGATACAACATGCATACATAACACACCCCCAATTAGGCAATTATGAACCCCACACCTCATCTAGCTCCTACTACTATATATAAAACCCACACCTCTTCCTtcttcactcactcactcattACACATCACCATATATATCCTTATCCTTCAAATACTATACCACAAATAGAATCATCCTTTCAACTCAACTCATACACACCAATTTGAATATTCATCATTCATTTTGTGGCAATATTTATCCATGGCTAATTCAACAAActccgccaccaccatcaccgccCTCCACTCTGATATCATCCAATCCCACATCCTTACTCGCCTCGACGGCCCCACTTTAGCCTCcacctcttcctccacctcccacCTCCGCAGCCTCTGCACCCAAAACCCCCTCTGGCGGGAAATCTGCACCGCCACGTGGCCCTCCCTCCAACAACCCCTAGCCGACTCCCTCATCTCCACCTTCCCCACCGCCCACCGCTCTATCTTCTCCGACTCCTTCCCTTCCCTCCACGACTCTCCTCTCCCCCACAAGCTACCACCCTCGCCGCCTCCGCCGGAGCTCATCTCCGCCGTGGACTTATACTACAAGGGCAAACCCGTCCTTTCCAGAGTCATCCGCACCGAGACAGAAAAGAGCTGGTTCCTCACCTCCCCTCTCTGGATCGACCTCCTCGAAACCAACGAGATGGTCCAAACTCCGGTGAAGCTCGCCCCAAACGTGGAAGACCGAGAATGGCTGAATCACGTGGAGGAGAATCTTACCCTCAGCTGGATCGTGATAAACCCGGCCAATCAGCGGGCGGCGAATTTGTCCAGCCGGTTCCCGGTGTCGGTGCGGCGGCACTGGTTTACCGGCGAGGTGGAGATTCTCTACGCCGTGGCGATGGGGGCGGTGCAGTGGACGGTGAAGGTCACGTGCTGCGGGAAGGCCGGCGGTGAGATGCACGTGCGGGAGGTTAGTCTCGCGATGGAGGATGCAGACGGGAGGCACGTGATAGGGGGGGAGTGTATGATGGTTTTGCAGGCGGCGATGGAGGGTGGGAAGAGGAGGAAGGTGGTGGCGGAGGAAGCGAAGAAGAGTTTTGAGAGATTTTGTTTGGtgaagagagagaggagagagaggagattgaagagagagaaagcGTTGGATATGAGTGTTATGCTTGTTTCTTTTGCTGTTGTTTTCACTTTGCTCTTTCGGTTAGTGACCTATTGGGCTTGAAGATTGAACCAAAACGACGTCGCTTTTGGATTTTAATTTCATCCTTGTACAGTAAAGGACTCTAATTACACAAAAATATAAGTTAAAgttgtttaaaaaaatgttaCATACAGAAAATGGGAGAGAATTGTAAGAGAAAAAACAGAGTAATTAAGCTAGTAGTATTTGTCTCTTATTCAAGTTTGTTAATTCATTCTTCTTTTGGCCGATTACCATGTAACCTGGCTCGgttataaatttaataaaatatttatgcaTATCCTAGTTTTATTTATACTTGATTTCCTTCTCCATACACATTATTTAGAGATTGAATTTTTAACTAAATGCTTAAGAAGTTTAACCATTGAAATTTGTCACTATAATGTATGTACTTTGATTGATAAATTAAGGGTCTGTTTGattgtgtttttaattttcttgtTTCCAAAACtgttttgtaaaataatttttaaaaactattttttgagaacaatagaaaaaaaaaacttgtttggtaatttgattttgaaaactattttagaaataaaaaaacaaaaaaacctgtttgataaatttgttccaaaaacatgttttagaaactaaaaaatataaaacctGTTTGAATACATCTTTAGAAGTCAAATTAATTTTCACTCCCCAAAATTACCAAAGACTTTTTCTTAtacttttatttattaatgaaaaaatattcgTGAAAATAATTGTTAACGATGAATGTAAAAAATTAGTAAGAAACCATAAACCTTAAAAATGAGTATACTAAGATATAtaaaatatcatcaatgtatAATAATCCTTAATCCTAAAATCAATATAATTATAACTTAATAAATAAAGTAAgaacataaattaaatttgataaACTAGTCATTTCGATGTGCCCACATCATATTTGCAATCTGATCTCTATATGTTGCCATTTGCATTGCTCCTTCATCGGATAACCTTGATAAGTTGTCATTATTGGAGTTTGTTCCCTCTATGCCAGAACCTTCATTCATGGTGCTAGAACCTTCATTCATTGCATCAATTTCTATAGGATCCATCCCTTCCCATATTGTAAATAATTCATCACATAGATTCCACTTACTTATATAATTATGAATAGCACAACATGCTGTCACTATGAGCCGCTGCCTAACAGGTTTATATGAAGTcatcaattttaaaattggGAATCTATTTTTTAAGACTCCAAAGCAACGCTCAATCGTCATCCTTAGAGATGAGTGCCTGTAGTTAAATAATTCTTCACGACTCCTAGGTTGTCTACCTTGGCCCCTATATTCTTGTGCATGATATCTTTCACccctataaggggggaggaaacCTCCGGTACATGGGTAGCCAGAATcaacaagataaaaaaaacttgTATCAACGAACTATGTATTAATTTTGATTCTTTATTTTAATTACACAAAAAACTCTCATTATAAATGATAATATTTACCTGTAGGTGGCCAAGGAAATTCTGCATTTAAATTGGTGAGTGCATCCAAAAAAACCTTTGCATCATGTGCACTTCCTTCCCATCCTGAATACACATATGTGAACATCATATTGAAATCGCATGCACACATAACATTTTGTGTGACTGTTGTCTTTCTACCCCTGCATGACACTTGTTTTTCAGCAGGAACCCATGCGCTTACATGTGTACCATCGATTGCACCTACACAATTCTATAACAAAAGCCAAATAAAAGAAATGTAAAGTAGATCAAAGCAAATATCGTAAGACATTTATATACATATGACATTTATGATGAAGTGAATTACCTTGAACCAAGGATAATATTTCTTGTTATTCTTAATTCTATCAGGCAATTCTGTGGACTCTAGTTTAATCAACTCTTTTCCCAGCCGACATACTGACCTTAATACTTCCTTGAAGTAACGAGAATCTGTTTCTGTGGAATGTTGGAAGCGGTTAGCAACAACTCTATGGCGAACAGTGTGACCAACTATGAACAAAAACATGGCAACTTTTTCTTCAAGAAGGACATCTCTTGAGTCGCTCAAGTAGTTATTTCCCCTCATTTCATTGcaaaaattaataaaacatgTCTTGTCCATTCGAAATAAGTCAAAGCAAGTTGTTCCAGTTCCATTTAACACCTCAGCTACAAATCCACGACCATTTAGAGCAGAATCTTGCACCCttgctttatttaaaattttttggTAATATTGATAAACCGTGTCAACTatcattaattcatcatcatcacttgaagaaaaagaatcaTCAGAGCTACAAGCATCACTTGCTGAGGAGTTTATGTTATCATCCATTAAAACTATAACCTGTCATGAAATTCCAAAACAATGCATTAATAAATAGCAATTCAATCAATAAAATCTTATCAAATGAATAATACTAATGGAGGATAATGAACATAATACACCATAATACTGAAAAAGGTCTTTGAAATCAATCATTCCAATCAAGTCTAAGTAATAAAGAAAATACACCATAAGTATATCCAATTATAAATGTAACTTAAAAGAAGCAAACTTTAGCCTTAAAGTCTAACTAGCCACCCCTTTCTCCTATCACTAGGCATGGTAAGAAATGTTTCTCTCCACACAAGTTTCTCAAATTTTTCTATGGCTTTTGCAAAAACATCATCTGAAATATCTTCAATCTCTCCAAGAACAGTCATACACTTGGCATACACTTGGCCATAGAATAATCACAAGTATTCTCCACACTCTTAGCCATAAGTCTCTCTGCTCTAGCAAAATTAACCACTGCCCTCGCCTTagacgcttcagtccatgccgCAAGTGCATCTCCCATTTGATTTGATTTAGACTCTTTCTTGGGTTTATGCTCTTTTATAGGCATTTTTCGTTTTCCACTACGTGAGATATGCTCCACTTCATCATCAGTACTATCCTTATCAACATTTACATGAACCCCAGTGTTAAGGTATTGATCTTCAAgttcattttcttcatctgtATTTGGTGGATCTTGGGTGGAGGAATGATGAAGTACTCCAGTTGCAGTACTTCTATTGAATATGATACCCAATAACTTATAATGCTCACATCCTTTCTTCTGAAATTGAGCAGCTTCTTTATGTGCCTAAAATAAAGCAAGTAACTAGTGAGCTATTTGTTGAGAAAATTTGCATAATATTCCTTGCTAAACTAAATCATACCCGAATGTAAGTTTGCCAGACTTCTTCACTTGCAGTAACAGTGTTGGTTTCCGGATCCCAACCAAATCCAGTGGTTTGCAAGAGTAAAGCAAACTCACGATGCATTGTACGCAATCTATTCATCTTTTGTTTTACTTGTTTAACAGTAAATGAACGATTTGTCATGGAATTCAATTTAGCAGTCATTGAATTCCATATTTTAGAGTGAAATACACCATTTGGCATATTTCCTTTTGTGACTTCATCAACCATAATGTCTATAAAACATTTGACAATTGAGGCAGACCAAATCTTGGACTCATTTTTTTCAACATTAGAATCCATCTATCATAAATGAACATTGAAGTAAGTAGACTATAAGTAACTCACATGTGCTTAAAAAATCAGTTTATAGATTCTTTTGACAAGCACAAAGCAGTTGATACTTGATAGATACACATCTCTTACGGGAAAGAATAGATACAACCACGTTCTCATACCAAATTTAGGGTCTAAAGTGGGATGAGTCAATAATATAGTGACCagaaaaagaaaatcagaaTAGATACAAACAACCATGTTCAAATAAACAATTCTTGCATCACAACTGATATTGACAAATGAGTAAACTTCACTTTATATGACAATATATAGAGTTCAAAATAGTCTGGACACAAATCAAAGTTTGAAATATGAGTGTAATTTATATAACCTGCtaaatgaaatttaattttttttgtaataagCAAAACTGCATTCAAGGATATACACTATCAACTGTGATTAAGGTCTGCCACTAAACCAGAATTTATATAGAAACGTGACAAAGATTTGATAACCAAGGATGATTGGATTACTTTAAActaggtaaattcataatttacTTGAACCTGGAATCCCCCAAGGTCATGCTATCATCTTTGTGCCTATAATTGTAGGCCCTAAACAAGTGCTAATCATCTTCTAATTGCCACAAGTATGTAAACAAGCATCCCATGTTACTTTGCATATTTCAGAACTCTTGTACCTAATTCTAATTCTAATTTTGAAGGTCACGAACTGCATGTTTGGCACATTAATTTTTCTTATAACTGTTAAACAACAATGACaaaaatgaataataattttagaaagctcatggtttttttttctttctttaccaTGTTCTTAAAATATTCACCTTTTCAGAAATATGTGAACCTCATAACAGAACCCCCAATACACCCAATAGTAAAGGGTTAGCACAAAATTGACTCATTCACTACCATTCTAGGAGTCTACCTCAGTACACCCTACCTTCCAATTGCAATAACAGAACCCAAACC
This portion of the Lotus japonicus ecotype B-129 chromosome 3, LjGifu_v1.2 genome encodes:
- the LOC130748765 gene encoding probable F-box protein At2g36090, with the protein product MANSTNSATTITALHSDIIQSHILTRLDGPTLASTSSSTSHLRSLCTQNPLWREICTATWPSLQQPLADSLISTFPTAHRSIFSDSFPSLHDSPLPHKLPPSPPPPELISAVDLYYKGKPVLSRVIRTETEKSWFLTSPLWIDLLETNEMVQTPVKLAPNVEDREWLNHVEENLTLSWIVINPANQRAANLSSRFPVSVRRHWFTGEVEILYAVAMGAVQWTVKVTCCGKAGGEMHVREVSLAMEDADGRHVIGGECMMVLQAAMEGGKRRKVVAEEAKKSFERFCLVKRERRERRLKREKALDMSVMLVSFAVVFTLLFRLVTYWA